Proteins from a single region of Caloramator sp. E03:
- the murC gene encoding UDP-N-acetylmuramate--L-alanine ligase, protein MMFDLFEDSKKRVHFIGIGGISMSGLAEILIDYGYTVSGSDRVSSNLTEKLQNLGAKIYIGHDASNVHGADIVVYTAAIKEDNPELIEAKRLNLEIMDRAEFLGQIMRKYSKGIAISGTHGKTTTTSMVSLILLNANLDPTIMVGGEVDAIKGNVRPGKSPYFVTEACEYKKSFLKFYPYIGLILNIDADHLDCYKDIDEIHESFFKFAQLIPKNGCLIAYAEDKRVVDIIEKVNCNKISYGINKGDFTATNIVYDEKGCPSFTALYKGSPYYNFKLSIPGEHNILNALASIACCNFLQIDKKIMAQSLLDFKGTHRRFEKKGENNGVVVIDDYAHHPAEIKATLKAAKNYPHNRIYCVFQPHTYSRTISLFNEFASAFNDVDKLILTDIYAAREKDTGVVSSEMLCDAIYQNGVNVEFIKSFDDIVDYLKKELHGGDILITMGAGDVYKVGESFLK, encoded by the coding sequence ATAATGTTTGACTTGTTTGAAGATAGTAAAAAAAGAGTCCATTTTATTGGTATCGGCGGGATTAGTATGAGCGGTCTTGCCGAAATACTTATAGATTATGGCTATACCGTATCTGGTTCTGATAGAGTATCATCAAACCTTACAGAAAAACTTCAAAATCTTGGGGCAAAAATATATATTGGCCATGATGCTTCAAACGTTCATGGAGCCGATATTGTTGTTTATACAGCTGCAATAAAAGAAGATAATCCTGAACTTATAGAGGCAAAAAGATTAAATCTTGAGATTATGGATAGAGCAGAGTTTTTAGGTCAAATAATGAGAAAATACAGCAAAGGAATAGCTATTTCTGGAACTCATGGTAAAACTACTACTACCTCAATGGTTTCCCTTATACTTCTTAATGCCAACCTTGACCCTACAATTATGGTTGGAGGAGAAGTAGATGCTATAAAAGGTAATGTAAGGCCAGGGAAAAGTCCATATTTTGTAACAGAAGCCTGTGAATATAAAAAGAGTTTTCTAAAATTCTATCCTTATATAGGGCTAATACTTAATATAGACGCAGACCATCTTGATTGTTATAAGGATATAGATGAAATACATGAATCCTTTTTTAAATTTGCACAACTTATACCTAAAAACGGCTGTTTAATAGCTTATGCAGAAGATAAGAGGGTAGTAGATATAATAGAAAAAGTAAACTGTAACAAAATATCTTATGGAATAAATAAAGGCGATTTTACTGCTACTAATATAGTATATGATGAAAAGGGTTGCCCCTCCTTTACTGCACTTTACAAAGGATCCCCCTACTACAATTTTAAGCTTTCAATACCTGGTGAACATAATATATTAAATGCTTTAGCTTCAATAGCTTGTTGTAATTTCCTTCAGATTGATAAAAAAATAATGGCCCAAAGCCTTTTAGACTTTAAAGGCACTCATAGAAGATTTGAGAAAAAAGGAGAAAATAATGGCGTTGTAGTAATAGATGATTATGCTCATCATCCTGCTGAGATAAAAGCAACACTTAAAGCTGCTAAAAATTATCCCCATAATAGAATTTATTGCGTTTTTCAACCTCACACTTATAGTAGAACTATATCTCTATTTAATGAATTTGCCTCTGCATTTAATGACGTAGACAAACTAATTTTAACCGATATATATGCTGCAAGGGAGAAGGATACAGGAGTTGTTAGCTCCGAAATGCTCTGTGATGCAATTTATCAAAATGGAGTCAATGTTGAATTTATCAAATCCTTTGATGATATTGTTGACTATTTGAAAAAAGAACTTCATGGAGGAGACATATTAATTACAATGGGAGCTGGTGATGTATATAAAGTAGGAGAAAGTTTTTTGAAATAA
- the purR gene encoding pur operon repressor, whose protein sequence is MKRLHRKERVAAILKILTDNPNKVISLGYFSDIFQSARSTLSEDIAIIKGVVENLECGIVETIPGAAGGVKFVPGLSKKEEQQFIEELCSQIKNPSRIIPGGFLYMNDIINSPDIATKIGIIFSQNFRSKDPDYVITVETKGIPIALMTAKALNVPLIIVRRNSKVTEGSTVSINYVSGSSKRIQTMSLSKRSVQKGSKCIFIDDFMKAGGTANGIIELMREFESSVVGIGILIEAFTEGKKLVEDYMSLIKLESVNEETGEIVLTPSGNFKAFK, encoded by the coding sequence ATGAAGCGTTTACATAGAAAAGAACGGGTTGCTGCGATACTTAAAATACTTACAGATAATCCTAATAAAGTAATCAGCCTTGGATATTTTTCTGATATATTTCAATCTGCAAGGTCGACTTTAAGCGAAGATATTGCAATAATAAAGGGTGTTGTTGAAAATCTTGAATGTGGTATTGTAGAAACTATACCTGGTGCTGCTGGAGGGGTAAAATTTGTTCCAGGTCTTTCAAAAAAAGAAGAACAACAGTTTATTGAAGAACTATGCAGTCAAATAAAAAATCCTTCAAGAATAATTCCAGGGGGATTTTTATATATGAATGATATAATAAATTCTCCTGATATAGCAACAAAGATAGGAATTATATTTAGCCAAAATTTTAGGAGTAAAGATCCCGATTATGTTATTACAGTTGAAACAAAAGGAATACCAATTGCATTAATGACAGCAAAGGCATTAAATGTTCCTCTTATTATTGTAAGGCGAAATAGTAAGGTTACAGAAGGTTCAACGGTTAGTATTAATTATGTATCTGGTTCTTCAAAGAGAATACAGACAATGAGTCTTTCAAAGCGTTCTGTTCAAAAAGGAAGCAAGTGTATATTCATTGATGACTTTATGAAAGCAGGAGGTACTGCGAATGGTATAATTGAACTTATGAGAGAGTTTGAATCTTCTGTTGTAGGTATAGGCATACTTATTGAAGCTTTTACTGAAGGTAAGAAACTTGTAGAAGATTATATGTCACTAATAAAGCTTGAGTCAGTTAATGAAGAAACTGGAGAGATAGTATTAACTCCATCAGGCAATTTTAAGGCTTTTAAATAA
- the spoVG gene encoding septation regulator SpoVG — protein MQITDVRVRKITNEGKMKAIVSVTFDNAFVVHDIKVIDGQNGLFIAMPSRKTPDGEFKDIAHPINTETREAIQSAILAEYEKVKNNSEAESNQ, from the coding sequence ATGCAAATTACAGATGTAAGGGTAAGAAAGATAACAAATGAAGGTAAGATGAAAGCAATTGTTTCAGTAACATTTGATAATGCATTTGTAGTACATGATATCAAAGTAATAGATGGACAAAACGGTCTTTTTATTGCTATGCCAAGTAGAAAGACTCCTGATGGAGAATTTAAAGACATTGCTCATCCAATCAATACTGAAACAAGAGAAGCTATTCAGTCAGCAATACTTGCTGAGTATGAGAAGGTAAAAAACAACTCAGAAGCAGAATCCAATCAGTAA
- the glmU gene encoding bifunctional UDP-N-acetylglucosamine diphosphorylase/glucosamine-1-phosphate N-acetyltransferase GlmU, whose translation MENCYGIILAAGQGKRMKSKLPKVLHKICGKPMIDYVTDAVLSAGVKDFAVVVGHGADAVRDYLGSEIKTIYQDKQLGTGHAVMCCESFLNDKDGVVIILAGDAPLINSNTISNVLQYHTLNDFSATILTANTENPSGFGRIIRDGFGNVEKIVEDKDASEDEKKVKEINSGTYCFNIPELLFALKKINNNNVQGEYYLTDVIEILKKEGKKVGAYVSDFTEFMGVNSRIQLYEASVVMRDRINIRLMNEGVTIIDPKSTYIDANVKIGMDTIIYPNVIIEGNTLIGEECIIGPNSRIVDSIIENGVECQSSIILNSLVKSNAKIGPFAYIRPESEIGKEAKIGDFVEVKKSKIGDGTKIPHLTYVGDAEIGQGCNLGCGTITVNYDGTNKHKTIIGNKAFIGCNASIVAPVKIGNNAYIAAGSTITKDVPDGALAVARERQVNMEGWVERRGLWKK comes from the coding sequence ATGGAAAATTGTTATGGTATAATTTTGGCTGCTGGGCAGGGTAAGCGGATGAAATCTAAACTACCAAAGGTCCTTCATAAAATATGTGGGAAACCAATGATAGATTATGTAACTGATGCTGTATTGTCAGCTGGTGTTAAGGATTTTGCTGTGGTTGTAGGTCATGGTGCAGATGCTGTTAGAGATTATCTTGGAAGCGAAATAAAAACTATATATCAAGATAAACAGCTTGGCACAGGTCATGCAGTAATGTGTTGTGAGAGCTTTCTAAATGATAAAGACGGTGTTGTTATTATTCTTGCAGGGGATGCTCCTCTTATTAATTCAAATACCATTTCAAATGTACTTCAATATCATACTTTAAATGATTTTTCCGCTACTATATTAACAGCAAATACAGAAAATCCATCTGGTTTTGGTAGAATTATAAGGGATGGATTTGGAAATGTAGAAAAAATAGTTGAGGATAAAGATGCCTCAGAAGATGAAAAAAAAGTTAAAGAAATTAATTCAGGCACCTATTGTTTTAATATACCAGAACTACTATTTGCATTAAAAAAAATAAATAACAATAATGTTCAAGGGGAATATTATTTAACTGATGTTATTGAAATTCTAAAAAAAGAGGGCAAAAAGGTAGGTGCCTATGTATCTGATTTTACGGAGTTTATGGGAGTAAATTCAAGGATCCAACTTTATGAAGCAAGCGTTGTTATGAGAGATAGGATAAATATAAGGCTTATGAATGAAGGAGTTACAATAATAGATCCCAAAAGCACATATATAGATGCTAATGTTAAAATAGGAATGGATACAATAATTTATCCTAATGTAATTATTGAGGGTAATACTTTAATAGGAGAAGAATGTATAATAGGTCCCAATAGTAGAATAGTGGACAGTATAATAGAAAATGGTGTTGAATGTCAATCATCAATTATTTTAAATAGCCTTGTAAAAAGCAATGCTAAAATAGGACCCTTTGCATATATAAGGCCTGAATCTGAAATAGGCAAAGAAGCTAAGATTGGAGATTTTGTTGAGGTTAAAAAATCTAAGATAGGAGATGGTACTAAAATACCTCATTTGACCTATGTTGGAGATGCAGAAATTGGCCAAGGATGTAACCTTGGCTGCGGTACAATAACTGTAAATTATGATGGTACAAATAAGCATAAGACTATAATAGGTAATAAAGCTTTTATAGGATGTAATGCAAGCATTGTAGCACCTGTTAAGATTGGAAATAATGCTTATATTGCTGCAGGTTCAACTATAACTAAAGATGTTCCTGATGGAGCGCTGGCAGTTGCAAGAGAAAGACAGGTAAATATGGAAGGATGGGTTGAAAGAAGAGGACTTTGGAAAAAATAA